One Campylobacter concisus DNA segment encodes these proteins:
- the lysS gene encoding lysine--tRNA ligase, which yields MFDNQHEIQRLESIDELRNLGINPYPHFLRRDMNISKFRLKFNYIKDTEEKKAEGQLVGLAGRIKLIRDAGKAVFANIEDENGNLQIYFSNKTLDPEWFKIVKKYVEIGDIVYVRGYAFITKTGEFSMHVNELSLATKSISPLPEKYHGLVDVETRYRQRYLDMIMNPEVRADFKKRSVIISTIRRFFEEKGFLEVETPMLHPIAGGANAKPFVTFHNALGVERYLRIAPELYLKRLVVGGFEAVYEMNRNFRNEGMDLTHNPEFTSIEFYWAYHNYHDLMGITEDLFNVILEKLGMEKVINFDGMEIDFSKPFKRISYKKALVEIGGLAEDVVSDKAKILTKLRADGFEANEKLDLGHLQAELFDNYVESKLIHPTFVIDYPISISPLSRRSDTNPDVAERFELFIAGRELANGFNELNDPIDQYNRFKAQIDAKNAGDDEAHEMDEDYVKALGYGMPPVAGEGIGIDRLVMLLTDKKSIRDVVLFPAMRPLKTETKENEK from the coding sequence ATATTTGACAACCAACACGAAATTCAAAGATTAGAAAGCATAGATGAGCTTAGAAATTTAGGCATAAATCCGTATCCACATTTTCTTAGAAGAGATATGAATATCTCTAAATTTAGACTTAAATTTAACTATATAAAAGATACAGAAGAGAAAAAAGCAGAGGGGCAGCTAGTTGGCCTTGCAGGCAGGATAAAGCTGATCCGCGACGCTGGTAAAGCGGTCTTTGCAAACATCGAAGACGAAAATGGAAATTTACAAATTTACTTTAGCAACAAGACGCTTGATCCAGAGTGGTTTAAAATCGTTAAAAAATATGTAGAAATAGGCGATATCGTCTATGTTAGAGGCTACGCTTTTATAACAAAAACTGGCGAATTTTCAATGCACGTAAATGAGCTTAGCTTAGCTACAAAATCAATTAGTCCGCTTCCTGAGAAGTACCACGGGCTAGTTGATGTTGAGACAAGATACCGCCAAAGATACCTTGATATGATAATGAACCCTGAAGTTAGGGCTGATTTTAAAAAGCGCTCGGTGATTATAAGCACGATTAGAAGATTTTTTGAAGAAAAGGGCTTTTTAGAGGTTGAAACTCCGATGCTTCACCCAATAGCTGGTGGCGCAAATGCAAAACCATTTGTGACATTTCACAACGCTCTTGGAGTTGAGAGATACCTAAGAATCGCTCCCGAGCTATATCTAAAACGTCTTGTAGTTGGTGGCTTTGAGGCTGTTTATGAGATGAATAGAAACTTCAGAAATGAGGGCATGGACCTAACCCACAACCCTGAATTTACAAGTATCGAGTTTTACTGGGCATATCACAACTACCACGATCTAATGGGTATCACAGAGGATCTATTTAATGTCATTTTAGAAAAACTTGGCATGGAGAAAGTAATAAATTTTGATGGCATGGAGATTGATTTTAGCAAGCCATTTAAACGCATAAGCTATAAAAAAGCCTTAGTTGAGATAGGCGGACTTGCTGAAGATGTCGTAAGCGACAAGGCTAAAATTTTAACAAAACTAAGGGCAGATGGCTTTGAAGCAAACGAGAAGCTTGATCTTGGCCACTTGCAGGCTGAACTCTTCGATAACTACGTAGAGAGCAAGCTAATACACCCAACTTTTGTCATCGACTATCCGATCTCTATAAGCCCACTTTCAAGAAGAAGCGACACAAATCCTGACGTGGCAGAGAGATTTGAGCTATTTATCGCTGGTAGAGAGCTGGCAAATGGCTTTAACGAGCTAAATGATCCGATCGATCAATACAACCGCTTTAAAGCGCAGATCGATGCTAAAAACGCAGGCGATGACGAGGCTCATGAGATGGACGAGGACTATGTAAAAGCCCTAGGATACGGCATGCCACCAGTTGCAGGCGAAGGCATAGGTATCGATAGACTTGTGATGCTTCTAACAGATAAAAAATCAATACGCGACGTTGTCCTCTTCCCAGCGATGAGGCCACTAAAAACTGAGACAAAGGAGAACGAAAAATGA
- a CDS encoding Fur family transcriptional regulator produces the protein MIENLEYDALLEKFKRVLRDNGLKYTKQREILLKTLYNNDEHFTPERLYLFIKETYPELNIGIATVYRTLNLLEESEMVTSISFGSQGKKFELATKPHHDHMICRKCGLIIEFEDPMIEKRQISIAKEHGFKLTGHMMQLYGICEKCSKNNIKGK, from the coding sequence ATGATAGAAAATTTAGAATATGATGCCTTGCTTGAGAAATTTAAAAGAGTTCTTCGCGACAATGGTTTAAAATATACAAAACAGCGTGAAATTTTACTAAAAACGCTTTATAACAACGATGAACACTTTACGCCAGAGAGGCTATATCTTTTCATAAAAGAGACCTATCCTGAGCTAAATATCGGCATCGCAACTGTTTATAGGACGCTAAATTTACTAGAAGAATCAGAGATGGTAACATCTATCAGCTTTGGTTCGCAGGGCAAGAAATTTGAGCTTGCCACAAAGCCACACCATGACCACATGATATGCAGAAAGTGCGGCCTTATCATAGAGTTTGAAGATCCTATGATAGAAAAAAGGCAAATAAGCATCGCAAAAGAGCATGGCTTTAAACTAACTGGTCACATGATGCAGCTTTATGGAATTTGCGAAAAATGTTCAAAAAATAATATAAAGGGAAAGTAA
- a CDS encoding CvpA family protein: MDLVTWFDIIVIALVLILGVKGIINGLIKETFGLIGLIGGLVVASRFSDVAESFISKNIYKFENPSFLQFVAFIGLWLVFWLVCLLVGKFLSKIVSVSGLGFLDRLGGFVMGSGKIFLTFSAVVAVMSGTSLNKMIEPYFTNSKVYPLLLETGRWITNIDVKNIKNGLDEMVVRPKDTNKSDAFISMDANASTNTDTNVTKGEEK, encoded by the coding sequence ATGGATTTAGTAACTTGGTTTGACATTATCGTCATCGCCCTTGTCCTGATACTTGGTGTAAAAGGCATAATAAACGGGCTTATAAAAGAGACTTTTGGACTTATCGGACTTATCGGCGGTCTAGTTGTCGCTAGTAGATTTTCAGATGTAGCTGAGAGTTTCATAAGCAAAAATATCTATAAATTTGAAAATCCTTCATTTTTACAATTTGTCGCATTTATCGGACTTTGGCTAGTTTTTTGGCTAGTTTGTCTGCTAGTTGGCAAATTTTTATCAAAGATAGTTTCAGTAAGCGGACTTGGCTTTTTAGATAGGCTTGGTGGATTTGTCATGGGAAGTGGCAAAATTTTCCTCACATTTTCAGCAGTCGTCGCCGTAATGTCAGGCACTTCGCTAAATAAAATGATCGAGCCATACTTCACAAATAGCAAGGTCTATCCGCTCCTGCTTGAAACTGGTAGATGGATAACAAATATCGATGTGAAAAACATCAAAAATGGGCTAGATGAGATGGTAGTAAGACCAAAGGATACAAACAAGAGTGATGCATTTATATCAATGGATGCAAATGCGAGCACAAACACCGACACAAACGTCACCAAAGGGGAAGAAAAATGA
- the gatC gene encoding Asp-tRNA(Asn)/Glu-tRNA(Gln) amidotransferase subunit GatC: MQIDDTLLNKLEKLSALQINDEKREEIKKQLSEIVSFVDVLNELDLSSDEAVVSSIKGGTPLREDEPHLSNVVDEILKHAPSREGHFFAVPKIIE, encoded by the coding sequence ATGCAAATAGACGACACTCTCTTAAATAAACTAGAAAAACTCTCAGCATTACAAATTAATGATGAAAAAAGAGAAGAGATCAAGAAGCAATTAAGTGAAATCGTATCTTTTGTCGATGTTTTAAACGAGCTTGATCTAAGTAGCGATGAGGCCGTAGTTAGCTCTATAAAAGGCGGCACTCCATTAAGAGAAGATGAACCACATTTAAGTAACGTTGTCGATGAAATTTTAAAGCACGCCCCTTCACGCGAAGGACACTTTTTTGCCGTGCCAAAGATCATAGAGTAA
- a CDS encoding SPOR domain-containing protein → MENEELKDILLEKDDEAKGAKLKKLLMFIAALVILFLIIIVAMKLINSGDSTQAQNEADSRLVLPPVPAEQPVDTQVPAQDTNSDVKKGDTQLFEQVPIVPENKQQDDFEDMIKKLKDKEGAKSAPKTEEPKEIVKAVEHPAETPKKAETKVEAPAKKAETKSEAKAEKKAEAKPAKTEAKAEKKAETKAEKKPETKVEKKAEAPTKAEKVEKKAEAPAKAESVAKGSYVQVFATSKFNPNADYMKKIAAKGYSYKTIKAGELTKILVGPFDEKGLQKAVNDIRKDVNKDAFVFRAK, encoded by the coding sequence ATGGAAAACGAAGAGTTAAAAGATATACTTTTAGAAAAAGATGATGAGGCAAAGGGCGCAAAACTAAAGAAACTTCTTATGTTTATAGCGGCTCTTGTTATACTATTTTTAATCATCATCGTAGCCATGAAGCTTATAAACTCAGGCGACTCAACACAAGCACAAAACGAAGCTGACTCAAGACTAGTTCTGCCTCCAGTGCCAGCAGAGCAGCCAGTCGATACACAGGTGCCTGCACAAGATACAAATTCAGATGTTAAAAAAGGCGATACTCAGCTTTTCGAGCAAGTGCCTATCGTGCCTGAAAACAAGCAGCAAGATGATTTTGAAGATATGATCAAAAAGCTAAAAGATAAAGAAGGTGCAAAATCAGCTCCTAAAACTGAAGAGCCAAAAGAGATAGTAAAAGCTGTCGAGCATCCAGCTGAAACACCTAAAAAAGCTGAGACAAAAGTAGAAGCTCCAGCTAAAAAAGCTGAAACAAAAAGCGAAGCTAAAGCAGAGAAAAAAGCTGAAGCAAAGCCAGCCAAAACTGAGGCAAAAGCAGAGAAGAAAGCTGAAACTAAAGCTGAGAAAAAACCTGAAACTAAGGTAGAAAAAAAGGCTGAAGCTCCTACAAAAGCAGAAAAAGTAGAAAAAAAAGCTGAAGCTCCAGCAAAAGCCGAGAGCGTGGCAAAAGGCTCTTATGTACAAGTATTTGCAACTAGCAAATTTAACCCAAATGCCGACTATATGAAAAAAATAGCAGCCAAAGGATATAGCTATAAGACTATAAAAGCTGGTGAGCTAACTAAAATTTTAGTTGGTCCATTTGATGAAAAAGGACTACAAAAAGCTGTAAATGACATAAGAAAAGATGTCAATAAAGACGCTTTTGTCTTTAGAGCAAAATGA
- a CDS encoding shikimate dehydrogenase, giving the protein MKTFAVFGDPIAHSVSPRLHNKAIADLALDALYTRVLLKDGNELINKFRSLKLDGANVTLPHKEFALNLADDASEAARKIGSANTLVLKNEKIYAYNTDAPGFLKAIANFKEAKSAIILGAGGTANALAYALRSQNIDVCILNRSKARLDKFKDHYECFSWDDYKEHKFDLVVNSTSAGLKDDLLPAPKEILDGILKSAKFAFDVIYGKQTPFLKEAKRQNLACKDGADMLLYQAVLALNLFYNGSLDEKKIEASMREAMCLA; this is encoded by the coding sequence ATGAAAACCTTCGCAGTTTTTGGAGATCCGATAGCTCACTCGGTATCTCCAAGACTACACAACAAAGCCATTGCCGATCTAGCTCTTGATGCCCTATATACTAGGGTCTTGCTAAAAGATGGCAATGAGCTAATCAATAAATTTAGATCCTTAAAACTAGATGGCGCAAATGTCACACTCCCGCATAAAGAATTTGCTCTAAATTTAGCCGATGACGCCTCAGAAGCAGCACGTAAAATAGGCTCTGCAAACACTTTAGTACTAAAAAATGAGAAAATTTATGCCTACAACACCGACGCACCTGGCTTTTTAAAAGCGATAGCAAATTTCAAAGAGGCAAAAAGCGCCATCATCCTTGGAGCTGGAGGCACTGCAAACGCCCTAGCCTACGCGCTTAGATCGCAAAACATAGATGTTTGCATACTAAATAGAAGCAAGGCAAGACTTGATAAATTTAAAGATCACTATGAGTGCTTTAGCTGGGATGATTATAAAGAGCATAAATTTGATCTAGTGGTAAATTCAACCTCAGCAGGGCTAAAAGATGACCTTTTACCAGCACCAAAAGAGATTTTAGATGGCATTTTAAAAAGCGCTAAATTTGCATTTGATGTGATATACGGCAAGCAAACGCCATTTTTAAAAGAGGCTAAAAGGCAAAATTTAGCATGCAAAGACGGAGCTGATATGCTCTTGTACCAAGCGGTCTTGGCGTTAAATTTATTTTATAATGGCAGCCTCGATGAGAAAAAGATAGAAGCTTCTATGCGAGAAGCGATGTGCCTAGCCTAA
- a CDS encoding DUF1882 domain-containing protein codes for MQSIDTSLIKIITTHYYIKRDTIVNKIEYKGKIFFDKFEKVNEPLTYSVMKEHEEGKAIIAHSLINASDKVENIVFDYNGRTPDRFWHRAQLLLREEGFINFTAYETKTPGHLHLYVHKGHTTLNEACTLANMLSAKLSQKLAKEWRMFPNIDMPKEFNILTLPYNLYQKERGASWSKYM; via the coding sequence ATGCAAAGTATTGATACATCTCTTATAAAGATAATAACGACCCACTACTACATCAAACGTGACACGATCGTCAATAAGATAGAGTATAAGGGCAAAATTTTCTTTGATAAATTTGAAAAGGTTAACGAACCACTAACTTATAGCGTTATGAAAGAGCATGAAGAGGGCAAAGCTATAATCGCCCACTCGCTAATCAATGCAAGTGACAAGGTCGAAAACATAGTCTTTGACTACAACGGCAGAACTCCAGATAGGTTTTGGCATAGAGCGCAGCTTCTTTTAAGAGAAGAAGGCTTTATAAATTTCACAGCCTACGAGACCAAGACGCCAGGACATTTACACCTTTATGTGCATAAAGGTCACACTACACTAAATGAGGCTTGTACGCTTGCAAATATGCTAAGCGCAAAGCTCTCACAAAAGTTAGCCAAAGAGTGGAGAATGTTCCCAAATATCGACATGCCAAAAGAATTTAACATCCTAACTTTGCCATATAACCTCTATCAAAAAGAGCGTGGGGCAAGTTGGTCAAAATATATGTAA
- a CDS encoding type IV pilus twitching motility protein PilT: protein MDLIEQLRAQSSDAQAKASESNLSGDIQTLLKTVVFNKASDLHLVSRSEPQIRIDGTLRPLEFGVLSGKDIENLCYALITDAQKSELENNKELDFAIELPNIGRFRGNYYYTMNGDLAAAFRIIPIDIPSLDDLNAPQIFKYIIKREKGLILVTGPTGSGKSTTLAAMLNEINLNYRKHIITVEDPVEFVHNNKKALFSHRNIGTDTHSYSKALKFALREDPDIILVGEMRDRETISTAITAAETGHLVFGTLHTNSAIQTINRIVDSFDGSEQLQVRNMLSVSLTAVISQSLIPKIGGGRCAVHEILINNMAISNLIRENKVHQIYSQMQLNQQQTGMSTQTQALMKALKEGLITKENALAYSTSQQELQNLIGTV from the coding sequence ATGGATCTAATCGAACAACTAAGAGCGCAAAGCTCGGACGCTCAAGCCAAAGCATCGGAGAGCAACCTCTCTGGTGACATCCAAACGCTTCTAAAAACCGTTGTTTTTAATAAAGCCAGTGACCTCCACCTAGTCTCAAGGTCTGAACCTCAGATAAGGATAGATGGCACTTTAAGACCGCTTGAATTTGGCGTGCTAAGTGGCAAAGATATAGAAAATTTATGCTACGCTCTGATCACAGACGCCCAAAAGAGTGAGCTTGAAAACAATAAAGAGCTTGACTTTGCCATAGAGCTTCCAAATATCGGACGCTTTCGTGGCAACTACTACTACACGATGAATGGCGATCTAGCAGCAGCTTTTCGTATCATACCTATCGACATCCCTTCGCTTGATGATCTAAATGCACCACAAATTTTTAAATATATCATCAAACGAGAAAAAGGCCTTATCCTAGTTACTGGACCAACAGGTAGCGGTAAATCAACGACGCTTGCTGCGATGCTTAATGAGATAAATTTAAATTATAGAAAGCACATCATCACCGTTGAGGACCCAGTCGAGTTTGTGCATAACAACAAAAAAGCCCTATTTTCACATAGAAATATCGGCACCGACACACACTCTTACTCAAAGGCGCTAAAATTTGCACTTCGTGAAGACCCAGATATCATACTTGTAGGCGAGATGAGAGATAGGGAGACGATCTCTACGGCTATTACAGCAGCTGAGACCGGACACCTAGTCTTTGGCACTCTTCACACAAACTCAGCCATACAAACTATAAATAGGATCGTTGATAGCTTCGATGGAAGCGAGCAGCTTCAAGTAAGAAACATGCTTAGCGTTTCGCTAACTGCTGTCATCTCACAAAGTCTGATACCAAAAATAGGCGGCGGAAGGTGCGCTGTGCATGAAATTTTGATAAATAACATGGCGATTTCAAACTTGATACGCGAAAACAAAGTGCATCAAATTTACTCTCAAATGCAGCTAAATCAGCAACAAACTGGCATGAGCACGCAGACTCAAGCGCTGATGAAAGCGCTAAAAGAGGGCTTGATCACAAAAGAAAACGCGCTAGCCTACTCAACTAGCCAACAAGAACTTCAAAATTTAATAGGAACTGTATGA
- a CDS encoding serine hydroxymethyltransferase produces MSLQSYDKDIYDLVNLELKRQCDHLEMIASENFTYPEVMEVMGSILTNKYAEGYPGKRYYGGCEFVDEIEQIAIDRCKELFGCEFANVQPNSGSQANQGVYGALLNPGDKILGMDLSHGGHLTHGAKVSSSGKMYESFFYGVELDGRINYDRVMDIAKIVKPKMIVCGASAYTREIEFKKFREIADAVGAILFADVAHIAGLVVAGEHQNPFPHCDVVSSTTHKTLRGPRGGIIMTNNEEYAKKINSSIFPGIQGGPLVHVIAAKAVGFKHNLSPEWKIYAKQVKANAKKLGEVLISRGFDLVSGGTDNHLILMSFLNRDFSGKDADIALGNAGITVNKNTVPGESRSPFITSGIRVGSPALTARGMKEAEFELIANKIADVLSDINNASLQEKIKAELVDLAHKFIIYDKATF; encoded by the coding sequence ATGAGTTTGCAAAGCTATGATAAAGATATTTACGACCTAGTAAATTTAGAGTTAAAACGCCAGTGTGACCACCTTGAGATGATCGCTAGCGAAAATTTCACATATCCAGAAGTCATGGAAGTGATGGGTTCAATACTAACAAACAAATACGCCGAAGGCTACCCTGGCAAGAGATATTATGGTGGCTGCGAATTTGTAGATGAGATCGAGCAAATCGCGATCGATAGATGCAAAGAGCTTTTTGGATGCGAATTTGCAAACGTTCAACCAAACTCAGGCTCTCAGGCAAACCAAGGCGTTTATGGTGCTTTGCTTAATCCAGGCGATAAAATTTTAGGCATGGATCTAAGCCACGGAGGCCACTTAACGCATGGTGCAAAGGTAAGCAGCTCTGGCAAGATGTATGAGAGCTTCTTTTACGGCGTCGAGCTTGATGGTCGCATAAACTACGATAGAGTTATGGATATCGCAAAGATAGTAAAACCAAAAATGATCGTTTGTGGCGCTAGCGCATACACAAGAGAGATCGAATTTAAGAAATTTAGAGAGATAGCTGACGCTGTTGGTGCGATACTCTTTGCAGACGTTGCTCACATCGCTGGTCTTGTAGTAGCTGGTGAGCATCAAAATCCTTTCCCGCACTGCGACGTCGTAAGCTCAACTACTCATAAAACTCTAAGAGGCCCAAGAGGCGGTATCATCATGACAAACAACGAAGAGTACGCTAAAAAGATAAACTCTTCTATCTTCCCGGGCATCCAGGGCGGACCACTAGTTCATGTCATCGCTGCAAAGGCAGTTGGCTTTAAGCACAACCTTAGCCCTGAGTGGAAAATTTACGCCAAACAAGTAAAAGCAAACGCTAAAAAACTTGGCGAAGTGCTAATAAGTAGAGGCTTTGATCTAGTAAGTGGCGGCACTGATAACCACCTAATCCTAATGAGCTTCTTAAACCGCGATTTTAGCGGAAAAGACGCAGATATCGCTCTAGGAAATGCTGGTATAACTGTAAATAAAAATACAGTTCCAGGCGAGTCAAGAAGTCCGTTTATCACAAGCGGCATACGTGTAGGTAGCCCAGCTCTAACAGCTCGTGGCATGAAAGAGGCTGAATTTGAGCTAATAGCAAACAAGATAGCTGACGTGTTAAGCGACATCAACAACGCATCTTTACAAGAGAAGATAAAAGCCGAACTAGTCGATCTTGCTCATAAATTTATAATCTATGATAAAGCGACATTTTGA